The Flaviflexus equikiangi genome contains the following window.
GCCCCTTATCTCAAGGATGATCTCCGGTGGACGATCGTGTCCGGCCTCGTCACCGCGGCGGCAGGTCCCGTCGCGTTCTTCCTCCTCATCGTCACCGCGATCATCTCCTAAAACCCGTCCGTCTCGCCCATCCGATAAACAGTCGCACATGCGGTGCGTGTGCGACGATGGTGACATGGGACTACCACGCAAATACTTGGGTCAGGACGAAGTCGTGATCCGTCACATGCACAGCCACGTCAAGGAGCTGTTTCTCGCCGGGATCATCGCCGTTCTCCTGATCGCCGCGGTGATCGCCGCCTATGTCTTCATTCCGGACTCGGCCCAGCCGTGGGGCACTCTCGCCGTCGTCGGCGTATCGATCATTCTTGCGATCTGGAAGATACTGATCCCGTGGCTGACATGGTTGACCGATACGTACACGATCACGTCGCGACGCATCATCACCCGCACCGGGATCATCGCGAAGAACGGACACGATATTCCTCTCGCCCGGATCTCCAATGTGGCGTACGAGCATGATCTCATCGACCGGATCTTCGGCTGCGGCACCCTGATCCTCGAGACCTCGGCCGACAATCCGCTCCGTCTCCACGACATTCCTCACGTCGAGAAGGTTCACGTCGAGCTGACCGAACTCCTCTTCAACTCAGATCAGTCCGACGAGTATTAGACTGTCTCGGTCCTGACTGTGCGCGGTCAGGACCGAGACACTCAAGATTGGTGACACTGTGGCTCTTATCGACCGAGCAATGAGGATCGCCGCATCCTTCTTCACACCGAAGCCTGCAGGGAGGCAGCAGAGCCGTCCCACTGCGCGGGACGCACACGCCCGCAGCGGGCTCACGCTCAACCCCAATGACGTCCCGGTCGAGTACTCGATCGAGAAGCATGGCATGCCGCGTTTCTCGTACGAGCCGTTCCCTGACAGCGATGCCGATCCGGGAGAGGTTGTCTGGACGTGGGTACCGTACGAGGACGATCCCGCGCAGGGGAAGGACCGTCCCGTCCTCGTGCTCGCACGCGACGGAGAGACCGTCATCATCGCCCAGATGACATCCCAGGATCACACGAGCACCAGCATCAGCCGCGAAGACCACCTGGGACGGGTGTGGATGGAGATGGGGAGCGGTGACTGGGACCGTCAGGGCCGGCCCTCCGAGGTTCGGATCGACAGGCTTCTGGCCGTCCACAAGGACGCGATCCGCCGCGAAGGCGGAAAACTCGATAAGACGAGATTCACACGGATCACCGACGCTATCGGTTCGTTTCACGCACGCTAAGCTGATAATCTGGTTCATCGGACTTGCTATCTGGTCGATACGCAGGTCATAGCCACCGACCACTCCACGGGGTGCCCCACGCCCTAGTCCCGGTCATGGCGGAGCCCTCACTGACCGTGTAAGCATTCGCATCCGCGAATAGACGAAAGAATTGAGAACGTGGCAAATATTAAGTCGCAGAAGAAGCGCAACCTCACCAACGAGAAGCGCCGTGTCCGTAACCAGGCATACAAGGCCGAGCTGAAGACCTACGTCCGTAAGGTTCGCGCTGCCGTTACCGCTGGCAACAAGGAAGAGGCCACCGCGGCTCTCGGCGTCGCCGGTCGCAAGCTCGACAAGGCCGCGTCCAAGGGTGTCATCCACAAGAACCAGGCAGCCCAGCGCAAGTCCAAGCTTGCCAAGGCTGTGTCGAAGATCGACGCTTAAGCATTCATGGGGAATGGCGGCACTCAGGTGCCGCCATTTTTCTTTGCCTCAAAGCTCTCCCGCCCGAGCATGCACCATGGACGCCCATTGATCCCGGCGCCCCGGGCGACAATCCCGCGGGGCGCCGCTCGTCACACCTCGGGCAGTGTCGGCACGGCTGCCAAGAGCTCGCGCGTGTACGAGTCCTGAGGATTCGTCAAAACACGATCTGTTGGGCCCCACTCGGCAATCCTGCCATCATGGAGGACTGCCGTGCTCTCGCACAGGTTGGACACGATCGCAATATCGTGGCTCACCAGGATAAGAGTGAGCCCCAAACGTTCTTTCAACTCCGCCAAGAGGTCGACGAGCTGTGCTTTGACCGACACATCGAGCGCACTGACAGGCTCATCGGCGACGAGAATGTTGGGACGCGGCGCGAGCGCTCGCGCGA
Protein-coding sequences here:
- a CDS encoding PH domain-containing protein is translated as MGLPRKYLGQDEVVIRHMHSHVKELFLAGIIAVLLIAAVIAAYVFIPDSAQPWGTLAVVGVSIILAIWKILIPWLTWLTDTYTITSRRIITRTGIIAKNGHDIPLARISNVAYEHDLIDRIFGCGTLILETSADNPLRLHDIPHVEKVHVELTELLFNSDQSDEY
- a CDS encoding type II toxin-antitoxin system PemK/MazF family toxin, producing the protein MALIDRAMRIAASFFTPKPAGRQQSRPTARDAHARSGLTLNPNDVPVEYSIEKHGMPRFSYEPFPDSDADPGEVVWTWVPYEDDPAQGKDRPVLVLARDGETVIIAQMTSQDHTSTSISREDHLGRVWMEMGSGDWDRQGRPSEVRIDRLLAVHKDAIRREGGKLDKTRFTRITDAIGSFHAR
- the rpsT gene encoding 30S ribosomal protein S20; the encoded protein is MANIKSQKKRNLTNEKRRVRNQAYKAELKTYVRKVRAAVTAGNKEEATAALGVAGRKLDKAASKGVIHKNQAAQRKSKLAKAVSKIDA